In Bacteroidales bacterium, the sequence GCAGACTTTCTCCATTATCAGAGGCTTTGACCGTACCCTTAATAATCTGCTGACTTAGGCCTATTGTTGGTAAAGATATTAATAGTAAAGCCGTTAGCAGATACTTAAAGATTTTTCTTATCAAAGATTGTATATGCATACGAATGTGGTTTAGGTGAGTGCTTTATGGTTTAAAGTTTGGTTTCAGTAATTTGATAGAGTTAGCACTATCGGAATATAATGGTGGTACCATTATTGATAGTATAGGATATTGCTGAATAAAAATAGAACGAAAATGTTTAATTTGAGCCATTTACAGTAAAAATAATGTAAAAATATTCCTTGGTACTCAAACCCCTCAAACCCCTCAAACCCCTCAAAATTATCAACAGTTGATGTATATCTTAAATGTAAATTTATGTCTTAGAATTGTTGAAGTCCATTTTTAATTCACATCAAAAATACTACATACGATAATGTGGATAAAAAAATTGCCCCTTAATACTACATCATTTGATAAATTATTGTGTAGAATAGCCTATTTAATAGATAGTTTCACAATGGAGTTTTATAAGAAAATCGAAATTAATTTTCTAAAAAAAACTTAAAATGATGATTAAAAACCTAAGATAAAATCGGTAAGATTTTGATCGGATAAGAGGTTTAGACGTTTTCTTAAACGGTATCTACGCTCCTCAACACCCCTTGTTGTTATGTTAATTAGCGGAGCGATTTCCTTTGATGATAGATTTAAACGCAAATAGGCACAAAGTCTTAAATCGCTTGGTGTGAGATCAGTGTATTCTGTTTTTAATCGCTTGAAAAAGTTTTCATGAGCTTGGTCGAAAAGTTTTTCGAACATAACCCAATCGTGTTCACTAGTAATATTATGCTCTATGAGTAAATATATATTATCGTAATATTTATTGGGAATTCTATAACCTAAATCTTTCTTAAGTTTTTCCAGCTGCTCCTTAATTTCGATTAGTAGTTCATTCTTCTTAATTAACGATACTGTGTTGTTCGCTAGCTGGGAGTTTGCATGTGATATTTCAGCTTGAAGTTTTTCGTTTGCCAATCTTATTATTTCTTGGTTAGCCTTTTCTTTCTGAACTCTAATTTTTTCCTGCTCTTTTTCCAAAAGAATTATTTGTTGCCTTATAAATCGTCTTTTAATATAATATCTTAAATAAAAAGCAGAAGTCACTAAGATGCCAATATACAATAGATAAGCATACAATGATAAAAACCACGGTGGTTTAATTCGAAAAACAAATTTAGCGGGTTGTGTCTTTATTCCCTTTGAATTAACCGTTTGAATTAAGAATGTATAATTTCCATAGGGTAACCGGGTGTATGTAACTTCGGAACTATACGACCAGTCGCTCCAGGTATTATCTATTCCCACAAGTTTATACTGATAAAATTTTCTTTGCCCAACTGATTCTTTTGAAGTAAACGAAATGGATATATTATTATATTTATTTGGTATCAGAATCTTTGATTCGTTTCTATAATCAAACTTGTTTGTTTTACCCTTTCGAGTCCAAAATAAAACATCCTTAATGGTTGGTGGTTGATTGACCTCTTTTAGTTGATTCATCAAGTAGATATTCAGAATGGCAAACCCATTATCGAGGCATATTAAATTTAGACTATCATTTAGCGAAACAATGTTCTCATAATTTTCAACTAGATTCAAACCGTACATTTGAGGAATTAGCCTATAAAGAAGTTTTGCTTTGCCAAATAGAACTTCAAACATGCCAATCTCATTTTTCTTGATAAACCAATACCTATTATTAGGATTGGCAACTATGGAGTTTGACGATTTAAATTCTTCAAGTTGCTGGTTTAGCTCATTATATGGAATAAGTTTACTGGTTAAGTCATCCCATCGGTAAAGTTGATTTCTAGCGGGGATTACTATTCTGTTATCTATCTTAAAAACTTTATTTGTGTTTTCTAATAGTCCTTCGTTACTGCCAATTTGTTTTACTACTATTGTTGAGTCAATATTCTTGGATGGTTGTACCATAAATAGCCCCTTTATAGAATGACCCAACCAAAGGTTTCCCATAAAATCGACTTCTAGATATCGGCATGGAGCAATTAGGCCTTTCATGGTATGGTTTTTTGTCCATACATCCTTACTTTGACCATATAGTACAATAGAATTATATGTGCTTTGGATAAGATACTCCTTTTCTTGCCATGTAATTTTTTTCAAATTATATCCCCCGCTAACATTGCTAACGAGTTTTAATTGATGATCCTCAATTAAATAGGTTCCATCGTTAAGACCGCAATAAAGTTTATTATCAATAATTTTTATAAACCAAACCTGACCTTGAGAGTTCTTCAAAAGATGCTTATTTTCAAACTTTCCATCGTCGTTTAGCGAATAGATATATACTCCCTGATTGGTTCCTAAGTACAACTCTTTTTTAAATAAACAAGCTCCATAAACTGTTCCAGAGTTCATCTCTTTATTTTCATAAATATCTATTGGAGAATTAAAAGATATATAATCAATACCCTTATCCATGCCTACCCATAGATTACCCGTTTGATCTCCTTGTAATGCCAGTATTGTGTTGTTTTGCAGAGAGGTGTTGCTTGTAATGTGATTTAGGAGTTTCCCTTTTAGATTAAAAACGTAAATACCCTTTAGTATTGTACCAAAAACTATTTTATCGTTTAATCGAATACCATTATTTATTTTTGATTCTTTAATATCTTCTGAGACTTCATTTTTCCATTCTGAAAAGGAGTTCCCGTCATATTTATAAATCCCTTTTGAGCTAGTGCCAATAAGGAATTCATTACCATTTAATGATGTAATTGTCTTTATTTCTGTGCCTTGAAAGATATTACTTCCTGTGATAAATACTAAGTTCTGATCAACAAGTTCATATAATCCACCATTAATTTGCTGAACAAATAGACGGTCATTTGATTTTAAAAGGAATAATATAGAGTTGGGGATTTTAATTGGTTTTATAGTTTTATAATTGTAAGCCAGAATAGTTCCAAAGCTTTGAAAGTAGATACAATCCTTGTGCTTTACGATTTTCCAAAACTCATCATTATGTAGTTTTATATCGCCGAGTAAAGGGATTAACGAAATGTATTTCCATTCCCTAGTTGAGTCCACTTCCCAGTAACCAAATTCTTCAAAGGAACCTGTATAAATCCTATTATTATCGGAGGTTACAGACCTAATTATAGTATTGACAGGGAGTTTTAACAGCTGCCATTTTGCTCCATCGAATGCTAGCAATCCATTATTATTGGCTATATATACATTTCCTTTTCTGTCGAGTGTAATATCCCAGTTCTGGTTACCGCCATTATATTCGTTTTTATTATAATTGGTTATATGTACTATGTTTTGAGATTTAACAACGTATCCACAATTAAATAGCAGTAAAAGAATAATATATCTAACAATGTTACCCTCGTACATTTTGGAAATTGCTTTATACATTTTTTTAGATACTACTGTTTTTCTTTTGATGGACTAAATATAGTGACTTTCTATGAAGTCATTTAAAAAAGTATAATTGTTTTTAAATTGGATCTCCGCACAGATATCAAGAAATTAGATTTTTCTGAATAGAATCGAATTTAAACCATCCTCATTTTCATCGGCTTAGTATGAGCAGTTAAAGTCAAAGTTACACGATATAGAGAATGGTTTGGTCGGATACAAAGAACTACAGCGTTGGATAGAATCGGAAATGAGCTAAGAATACACCAACTATATTTGGCATCATAAAAGAAAATAATGGAGTAACAGATTTTATTTAACCCTTTCCAAATACAATGCTTCATGCTTCTGTATAAAATTATTAAAAGAATATTTCTCAAGGATCAGTTCATACCCTTTTTTTCCTAAATTTTCGGAAAGGGTTTTGTCCTGCAAAAGCAAAATAATATTTTCTGCCACATTCTTAAAGTCATGTTGAGGAGATGTAAGGCCGTTGTGTCGGTTAATAACCACCGTTTCACCTTCAGAGCCTGTTGCAATAATAGGTTTTTTGTAGTGCATAGCCTCCAAAAATACATAAGGGAGTCCTTCCCACAAAGATGTGTTTACAAATACATCAATAATACCGTAAATTTTATAAATTTCAATTACATATCCTGTTAAAATAATGTTACGCTGTAGCCCAAGTTCAGCAATCAGCAGTTCTAAGTTGATGCGTAATTCTCCTTCGCCAACAATTAAAAAAACAACATTCGGATAGGTTTTTATTACTTCATTTGCTGCATATATATATGTAATCCAATCCTTCTGGGTGGTTAACCTGCCAATAGCCCCCACAACCAAAGAATCTGATGAAATTCCTAGCTGATGCTTGGCTTCATTTACATTAACCGTTGGGTTGTATTCGTTAAAATCAATGGCATTATTAATATTATATGCTTTTGAGGGTGATACAATTTTATTCCGCAGTAAATGCAACATCTCTGCATCTGAAACAATAATTCCTGTGGTGATTTTTCCCATAAGTTTTTCGATCTTTATGAAAAACCATTTACTAAATCCCGATTGCGATTGAAAATAAAAACAATGGGGTGTATAATAAACTTTCGGAGTACGGGCAAGCCAGGATGCTATTCGAAATAAAGCACCAGCCTTTGAACTATGGGCATGTACAATATGAAATTTGTGAGTGTATATGTAGTACCAGATTTTTGATAGCGCTATCAAGTCGTTTATGGGACGTATATTCCGGTGGATAGGTATAAAAATGACTTTTGCACCGGCACATTGCATTTTTTTGATTTCGTTTTCTGCGTTTTCCAGCCTTAAATTCGAGAGCATAACGGTTATATCGAAGAGTTCGGGGTTTAAGCGGGTAACTATGTATACCAGATGCTTTAACGCCCCACCTCCTGCGGCTTCAAGTCCATATAAAATTTTTATTTTACACTCGCTCATGAAGTTTCAAGTTCGGAATTTTTAAGCCATTTTAATTAACTAAACAAAGCATTATGAAATTGATGCTTTACTTTTAAAATCTTTTTTATTGATGATATGTTTTTCAAAAATTGCTACTAATTTATTGGTAGATATTTCAATATCAAAGTTATCTTTTACTTTTCGCTTTCCGTTTTCTGCTATTCTATTGTACAATTGATTATCATTATTAAGTCTCAGGATAGCATCAGCTAAAGCGGTTTCGTCTTTTTCAGGGATCAACAATCCTGTTTTCTCATTCTCTATTAATTCAGGAATGGCTGAAATATTGGTAGAAATTACAGGAATGCCCATTGCCATTGCTTCCAATAATACGTTGGGCAAGCCATCCCTGTCGCCATTTTTTGCCATGATACAAGGCAATACAAAAATATCGGAATCAGCTATTCGCTGTTTTACTTCTTTCTGTGAAATTAAACCTTTTAAACGAACGCAATGAGTTAAGTTGTTCTTTGTAATAAATCTTTTCAACTGTTTTTGTAAGGGGCCATTGCCGATAATTGTACAACGAATTTTTGTTCCATTACTTGTTAAAAGTCGGGTTGCTTTTAACAGGTGAATTAATCCCTTCTTTTCCACCAATCGCGCCACAGATACAATTTCTATGTTATCGTTTTTATTCCCACTGTTCGGAATCTCGGACTTCTTCCATCTTGAAATATCAATCCCATGATAAATGGTATGTAATTTTGCAGCGTATTGGCTTTTTGTAAGTTTATTAAGAAAAGCCCGGTTATATTCTGTGCAGGTAATAACAAAAGAAGCATCCGCAACTTCTTGCTCAATATTTGTTTGATTGAGATAAATATCCTGTGCATGGAGTGTAAAACTGTAGGTTACATTCATAAGCCGGGAGAGGATTTTGGCGATATCGGTAGCAATAAAACCAAAATGGGCATGAATGTGGTGTACCTGCCTATTTTTGAGTTGAGCAGCAAAATACTTGCTAATGCAATAGTTCCGAAGATATTTTAGGAATGAGAAAGGGGAGTGAAGATAGAAGTAGGGAAATGGTAAAATGGAAAAAGGCGAACGGAAAAAGGGAAGAAATATGAATGGTAGATAAAAGTATATTTTTGGTAGATATATAATATGCGATTTCAGGTTTTTTATTTCAGAAATATCAAGGTACTGCCTTTGTTTTCGAAGAACAAGTAGGTATATTTCAAATCCTCTTTTCTCTAATGCAAGGATTTCATTTAGGATAAAATATTCGGAAGGGGAGGGGAACTTTTCAACAATATAGGTAATACGAAAAGGAGCTTGGTAATGAAGCCCAGAAGTTGACTTTATCGTATTATTCTCTTGCAACTTGTCCACTGCTTATTTATTTGAAAACACCTGCAAAGCGCAATCCTATAAAATAGACAGTACTTCCTACTATAAAGCTCGTTCCCATGTATGTCATTTTTATTAAAAGACCCATATTGCTCCAGTTATTCATGAAGTTTCTTGAAAAGAATATTACCAAAGTAAAGACGGCCACCGGAAATGCTACTTTAAACAAGAAACTACGAATTTTTTTGACATCGAATGTTATCTTATTTTTCAAAAGTCTCAGTAAAACCAAGTTTTTCACTGTTTTTTGAATTACAAAAGCAATAGCTATTCCAATATACCCTATCCATCCAATAAAAATCCAGGTCAACGCAATATGAAGCAATACGCACCCTATTCCCACAAAAACTGGAGTTTTGGCATCGGCATTGGCATAGTAAAAGATAACAAGTATGGTTTCGATGGCAAAGAACACCATCCCCAATGAATAAACCATTAATGGAGTAGAAGTAAGCAACGTGGAGGTTTTATCGAAAGCACCATGCTGAAAGATTATTTCGATAATGGACGTTGAGTAAACAAAGAAAAATGACGCAATGGGAAGAAAGGCTATTACAATCCATTTTAAAGAATCTGCCAATAATTTTTTGAGTTTTTCTTGCTGTTTTTCAATGGCAAGTTGCGAAAAATAGGGGAAAACAACTATACTCAAAACATAAGGGAAAATAATTACGGGAAGTTCCACCACCTTTTTTGCATAACTTAAGGCGGCAATAGCACCTTCTTGTAAATACGAGGCAAAAATATTATCGACTAAGCTGCTTACTTGGGAAAAGCTAACGCCCAAAAGCAAAGGCCAAGTGAGCATCCATGCTTTTTTTGCATAGCTTTTGTCGACCGAAGTTTTGCGGAAACTGATTTTATCGTATAATTTCACCAAATGAACGGCGAACCGGCCTATGGATCCTGCTATGATACCTATAATAGCTCCAACAATCCCCAACTCCCGGTAAAATACCACAATTCCAAGCAAAATAAAACCTTTAAAAGCAAGTTCGCCTGATGCGGGTAGTACAAATAATTTTATTCCGTTCAGAGTAATGC encodes:
- a CDS encoding glycosyltransferase, producing MSECKIKILYGLEAAGGGALKHLVYIVTRLNPELFDITVMLSNLRLENAENEIKKMQCAGAKVIFIPIHRNIRPINDLIALSKIWYYIYTHKFHIVHAHSSKAGALFRIASWLARTPKVYYTPHCFYFQSQSGFSKWFFIKIEKLMGKITTGIIVSDAEMLHLLRNKIVSPSKAYNINNAIDFNEYNPTVNVNEAKHQLGISSDSLVVGAIGRLTTQKDWITYIYAANEVIKTYPNVVFLIVGEGELRINLELLIAELGLQRNIILTGYVIEIYKIYGIIDVFVNTSLWEGLPYVFLEAMHYKKPIIATGSEGETVVINRHNGLTSPQHDFKNVAENIILLLQDKTLSENLGKKGYELILEKYSFNNFIQKHEALYLERVK
- a CDS encoding glycosyltransferase family 4 protein, coding for MDKLQENNTIKSTSGLHYQAPFRITYIVEKFPSPSEYFILNEILALEKRGFEIYLLVLRKQRQYLDISEIKNLKSHIIYLPKIYFYLPFIFLPFFRSPFSILPFPYFYLHSPFSFLKYLRNYCISKYFAAQLKNRQVHHIHAHFGFIATDIAKILSRLMNVTYSFTLHAQDIYLNQTNIEQEVADASFVITCTEYNRAFLNKLTKSQYAAKLHTIYHGIDISRWKKSEIPNSGNKNDNIEIVSVARLVEKKGLIHLLKATRLLTSNGTKIRCTIIGNGPLQKQLKRFITKNNLTHCVRLKGLISQKEVKQRIADSDIFVLPCIMAKNGDRDGLPNVLLEAMAMGIPVISTNISAIPELIENEKTGLLIPEKDETALADAILRLNNDNQLYNRIAENGKRKVKDNFDIEISTNKLVAIFEKHIINKKDFKSKASIS
- a CDS encoding oligosaccharide flippase family protein, which codes for MLKKLLQNNIIKSSAGLLIITLLVKVLGYAEKLVLAYYYGTSYEVDVYTVILTIVLSLFYFSREVVEPGFLNIFLEAKSKGDESGAWHLFNKGIRIILAITIPIALLAFLFPESIMNIFAPGFEGNKWVLSVKLLQIAVPAFIFLALSTLTSITLNGIKLFVLPASGELAFKGFILLGIVVFYRELGIVGAIIGIIAGSIGRFAVHLVKLYDKISFRKTSVDKSYAKKAWMLTWPLLLGVSFSQVSSLVDNIFASYLQEGAIAALSYAKKVVELPVIIFPYVLSIVVFPYFSQLAIEKQQEKLKKLLADSLKWIVIAFLPIASFFFVYSTSIIEIIFQHGAFDKTSTLLTSTPLMVYSLGMVFFAIETILVIFYYANADAKTPVFVGIGCVLLHIALTWIFIGWIGYIGIAIAFVIQKTVKNLVLLRLLKNKITFDVKKIRSFLFKVAFPVAVFTLVIFFSRNFMNNWSNMGLLIKMTYMGTSFIVGSTVYFIGLRFAGVFK